GAAAGAAAATTAGCTTATCCTATTGATAAGAAAAAAACTGGATTCTATGTATTAGCAAATTTCGAAATCGAAGGAACTCAAATCGCTGGTGTTGAAGCTAAATTAAACATCGCTGAAGAATTACTAAGATATATCGTTGTTAAACAAGACTAATTATAAGAATTTAGGATAAATCAAAGGAGGTTAATTGAAATGGCAGAATTCAGAAGAAGAAGAGCTAAATTAAGAGTTAAAGCTGAAGAAATTGATTATAAAAATGTAGACCTTTTAAAAAGATTTGTATCTGATAAAGGAAAAATCAATCCTTCAAGAGTAACAGGAGCTAACGCTAAGTTACAAAGAAGAATAGCTAAAGCTATCAAAAGAGCTAGAAACATCGCTTTAATTCCTTACACAAGAATTGAAAAATAGTTTCTTATAGGCTAGAA
The sequence above is a segment of the Fusobacterium varium genome. Coding sequences within it:
- the rpsF gene encoding 30S ribosomal protein S6; protein product: MKKYEIMYIINPTILEEGRDAVVEKVNGILTAAGATVTKSEKWGERKLAYPIDKKKTGFYVLANFEIEGTQIAGVEAKLNIAEELLRYIVVKQD
- a CDS encoding 30S ribosomal protein S18 — translated: MAEFRRRRAKLRVKAEEIDYKNVDLLKRFVSDKGKINPSRVTGANAKLQRRIAKAIKRARNIALIPYTRIEK